ACCCAGGTCACTATGTGGCTCTTCTTCTCTCCACAGCCTTGTGTCCCTCTGCTGATCAATGCAGCAACACTACAATCAAACAAAACCCAGTTCGGGTAACCCGGATTAAGCTCCTCAGACCCACTGATACTCTTGTTCTTGGACAAGTTTATAAGCTCATCACCACCCAAGGTTTGTTAattcttttgttctttatttatGGGGGTTTTTTGTAAGTCTGATTTGGGTTTGTGGGTCTCTGTGTATTGTATTAGAAGTGATGAAGGGCTTGTCTGCTAAGAAATTTGCAAAGATGAAGAAGACCCAGTCAGATTCTGCAGTGAAGGTTGAAACAAGAAGATCTGAACAGGAAGAAAATCAGGTGAGTTGGGTTCAACAGTCCACatcatttttgtaatttttattcaagAAAGTTGGTTGCAAGTGTTTGATTTGATAAATAAGAAATGGAACAGTTTTCTAGTTTCTGCTTGAAGTTGAAGAAATAAATTAATGGCTCCTCAGCTTTAGGTGGGTAGATCTTGATTATACAATACATTTATTCTTTCAGGTGACCAAACAGAGAAGAAGGACAACAAGGACAGCAAGCCCAGCTAACTCTGCCATTACTGCCAGATCAAGAACATGGCAACCCAAGCTACAAAGCATCTCTGAGGCTGGAAGCTGAGTCAATAAAATCTGTAAACTGTACTGGAGAGTCAGAGAAGTAGACACCCAAGTCCATGGCTATGGACTTCCCCATTGATTCAACGCAGACCATTGATGGAAGCAATCAATTTGCTTCAGGAACTAGCACAGCAGTGTACTGCAACACTGTATAGCTGAGGCTAATGTCTCCAAAGTAGCTAGTTCTAATTAAGTAATGTTCTGTTATTGAAACACAATTAACTTCCCCCATTTACATAGATCAAGGTGCTGGTTTGCACAACATTAATTTTCACTTCACCAAGTCTTTTCTCATAGCCTAATGATTTGTGGGTGTTTCTAGATTTTGTTTTCTGAAAAATTAATGACTCAAAACAGAGCTTAATGAAGTCCAAAGAAAATTTAGAAATGTTGATATTTTACACAATAAGTTTAAAAGAGAGtggtttgaaataaaaaaaaaagctatgAGAAGTATATTTTTATCTTCACTACTCAATGGATTGTACAGATACTTATAACATtggtacacttttttttttgttagagtATGGTACACATTTTGACTAAGGAATGGTAATGGTTATTATATAGGGTCCGTTTGATGCaccatatattgtattttgacaataaattgtgtttgtcaaccaaacaacaatattcAACCCCAAAAaccatatattgtattttgacaataaattgtgtttgtcaaccaaacaacaatattcAAGCCCAAAAACCGAGACAATTTGTTAACAATATATTGTCATTTTTCCAATTGTTCCATTTTGGACAAttttggggcaattttgacTTTTCTCTCCAATATACCCCATTATTAATGAAGTTACATACCTACCCTTTCATCTCTTATTCTTTCACACCTCTCTTACCGACCCACTCTCCGACAACAATAATTCATCAATCCTCTCCACCTTGGCCCTTAACGTCACCAGCTCCTCACCGTCTCTTCTCTAAATATTTACTCCCAAACTTGCTATCACAACCTTCTCCACCCTCTACACATGCCGCCTAGAATATCTCCAATCTTTTCGGAGACTTCGTTGTGGATTTATCGAAGAAGATTAGGTCCAGAACGTAGAGGTTGAAGAGAGGACAAGAATTGGACCTGTTATCTCGTCGTCGTTTATGTTGATGGATTGGGATGTGAGGCCGGAGGTGGTGCAGCAGTGGCGGAGTAGCTGTAGACCGGGCATGGTAGTGCCATTTGATTTTGGGAGAGAGCACTAGTGGGCATGGAagatatcattttttattataattataaattataaattattttatatttattttaatcaatTACCAATTTATTCATAATACCACTGCATGTAATTTACTCAACAATTTTAACATCATATATGCTACcaataaaaatacaatcaaacaCTTACCAGCCAATAGTGCTAAATAGTCCATATAGTAATAGCCCACGTAGCCCAATCTCATGTGGCACATTGACTCATCATGTGACAGAATGACTCATCATGTGGCATGGCAATCttataatatcattttttttctctttcttaaacgaaattttagaacgttttaactctcaaaatacatattatatttagaaaaaaattacatattcagaatcagcgcataaatctttttttaacaagatccattgtcgatagaTTTTATCAGAcggatcttaattccattgtttttggaAACAATGGAATTTCGAAAAGTATATTCTAGACTAAAAACAGTTGATTctagtttaaaaaatatttgcttCTGGActcaaaacaatggattctgaacttgtatttcaaaaaaacaatggacTCTGAACTGCGctttcaaaaaaacaattgattaactgtgttttcaaaaaacaatggattatgtactattttttaaaaaaataatgaatttcgGCTCAGATCTATGTTTATTCTATGAATTAAAACAATTGAATAATTTATTCCTTTCAATTTTGTCTCAGACCAAAGATTTTTTCACTgtattaaaacaatgaaataattGATTCTACTCAATTTCGTCCCAGAGCAATGCTTATTTCATTGACTTGAAATAGTGGAATAagtaaatcattattttttacttgaaatccATTGAGATTTATTTAAATTGCATTGTTTATTCGTTTAACCACTTTAGTGTTGTTGTTATTTAACCTATCAACAACCTTATTCATCCATTAACATAATATCTTCATTATTAACCATCATATTGTAACTGAAATCTACAAAAAAATCattgggttaattatacttttcgtcACCGAAAGATAAGCGTTGTTCACTTTTATCAtagaaagattttttgttacaaagtcgtcatccattgattcaaaatgagacatttaaGGGATTCAGTCAGATTTGCTACAGTAATGGGCAGGGTCAAAGCTGATTTGGCATATGGTCAAGTATTGTAACATTTGAAGTGTTGATGTGTATGCTTATTTGGCATCCAGCTCAAGACATGTCATTAAAatgaacttaaaaaaaaatcctaacatGCTACTCTCTCTCCTCGCTCtcctcgctctctctctctctctctctctctctctctctctctctctctctctctctctctctctctctctctccttatctACAATTTCTCTCTCCTTGCCACCATTCGACACCTGCTCCGGACGTATCTCCATCTTCTCCGGCCAAATCTCTACAAAAATAAAGCACTCATATTATCATATTGTGCTAGCTAAAGCCTAGGACTCAAATAGGAGATGAATTAAACTCAGATTACGCTAAGGTGTCATGTCTGATAACCCACCACTACCATAAATCAAAAACCCTAACTTCAAATGTAAGATTGGAGTGGTTCAACTGCTCTCCAATTCCACCAACTGGTTCTTGTTGAAATCGAGCTGAAACTTCGACGACTTGTTGAAATCTTGCCTCTGCTCTGTGTGATGTATTCCAAGAACATTTGAAAACCCATCAATGGAGAGATCTTGAATAGATCGTGAAATACCCATCAATGGAGGCTCACATAGAAAGATCTTGAATATTGGGTCTTTAAGGCTCTTGAACAGATgtaatggaaaagtaaaaatatGGGAGTCAGAATAACAAAAATGGTGAGATGGGGGAGTtgagcttttgaaggagggagTGGTGTCCGctgaggaagaagatgacaaAAGGGGAGGGGGTATGTTGAGAATTTTGGAGATTTATGTAGCAATATGTaaggatttatttttattttttttccacacaAGCATATATTGACCAATGAGCTTTAatttaatgccatgtcaacggAACCCCTGACCGAACCTAATGTCACGGCAGCAGAACTCTGATTGAATCCCttaaatgtctcattttgaatcaatggatgacgactttgtaacaaaaaatctttaggTGCTAAAAGTGAATGACGCACATCTTTcggtgatgaaaagtataactaatccaaaaatcatttatcaacactcaaaaatcattgaaatgaaattaaaaacaaaaaaataattaaatcattgttttaaatcattgAAAAAATAGTGGAatgatatcaaattaattgaaTAACTATCTGTCTAAtattcaaaacaatgaaataacaATCTGTATCTGTATGCGATTAAAACCAATGGAATAAccataaaaaacaatggattaacCATCTGTCTCAAATTAAAACTAGTGGAATAACCATTTGTCTCATATTAAAACCAATAGAATGACACCAAAATTAATAGATTCTGAAATAAAATCATCTATATATTCAGAACATGaaggcaaaataaaaaatagaccTAGTTAATGGTCCAAAACTGGGTTACAACCGAGTCACAAATGAGTTTTAACTTTTCAATGACTATTTCAGTCATCTAAGGGCTGAAACATGTAGAGCTCATCAAGACAAGTTCAACGATGGTGGTGGTTAACGGAGGGGTGGCCTATGTTGGCCAAATTGGGCTCTAAAAGTTTCGTTAGCCGCAACTTCAAGGCGAGATTCCGACGAAATAGGCGGCTGTTAGCAGTAAACGAAGATTGAGGATGAGTCATGGTGATCCGGGGCTTCAGATTGGTAGGTTGATGGCGTAAATCGATGGCCGGATGGTCGCCgaaaagaggagagaaggagaagagagaggagagaaagagaaacgTGAGGatgaaagagaggagagagagtatttgtgtttaattttcaaaattcaaaatttatccacATAGGATTGTTGACTGGACATGCCACCTAGACTTGGACTGTAATGGGCTACCAAAGccatgggctacatgtcatttttgctTACCAGCATTTCAATAACCATATCTGCTAccatttattacaatcatttattatctaccatatatgctactatcAAAATTATGCGCCAAACGGACCCTATATCATTTTATTACCAACCCCATGTTTGGCTGGTTTGAGAAGCATGGTAATATAtgaagggttaattatacttttcatcacctAAATATACGGGTTGTTCATTTTTAGCactcaaagattttttgttacaaagtcattaCCTATTGATTTAATATGAGACATTTCGGTCATACGGGTAGATTAAACACTATTACGGTCAAGATACCTGCTGATGTGGCATTAAATCTACAATTATTGGTCAAAAATGCTTATTTGGCATGTGACGttaataaaaaatgagttaaatttaaaaaaaaaaaaagaactctgTAACTCTACCTCTCCTCTGTCATAGTCTcatgtctctctctctaaaacctaACTCTCTCTACCACCAGACCCAAATCAAGTGAAATTAGGGGTAACGATGCCACAAATCAGGTGAAATTTGGGTCAACATCTTGATGTAGCtgatgtttttcttcaccagcAATAGTCGTCTCGGAAGAGGAGCTCCATTTTCGAACTTCCTATGGCTTCTCCCGAAGTCCCCAAATCCACCATTACTATACCGCCACAGTGGAGGCAAGACGTTGCCGTGGAGACCCGCTCGAGTGTGTTGCATGATCCCCGCAATCGTCAAAGATCTCCTCTCTTTGTCTCTCTCAGGCGGATctagatttatttattttgtcacCTTTGGGGACATATGGCCCCTTGGGGTAGAGTTCAATTTGTTCTTGTCAAGAACAGAGAGCTGACGACGAAAGAggttgggtttgggttggattgCAGAGAAGATTGAAGAGGTTGGGCATATCATAACAAAGAGGAATGGGCATTTGAGGCTGGACGAAGATGATACCGGCCAACACCACTCTCTCTTATCACACACATGGctgtaatttatttattaatttttttaaagaagttTTAGACAGAGAAATGACATGTCattcatttattaatttttttaagaaaaccaAATATCAAAGTCAGTAGGTTTTCCTGCCACATAAGCATTTGTTGACcataatttattgacaaaatgtCACATAAGCAAGATTCCTGACCGATACAGTAGCAATTCTACCCAAGTACGTAAAAAGTGTCATTTTGGAAAAATGggtgatgactttgtaacaaaaaatctttgggtgcTAAAAGTGAACAATCATTATCTTTcggtgatgaaaagtataatgAACCCTAGTATGAATGATCATTCCCTTGAAGTATGTAATGTTATGAAACTGGCAGACAAGTTCAAAAAGCGTTTGGACATGACCGGAGTTTATCTCTAAAGTTTGAGATTTATTTGAAGAAGATAACACGAGGAAGGATGttcacaaggaaaaaaaagattttaGGTTGCACTGCAGTGTTTTATGAGGTTTGTTATGCTCAACTTTGATCCAAGGTGAATATTTGTGGAGTTTTTGACTCAAAGTTGAATTTTCGTTCAGATCAGATTGCCTTTTCTTGATAAAGGCTTGGCCCTGCTCTAGGAACCCATGGGcctgaagtttttttttaagttgcaaaatcataattttattaGATTTTGAGTTGGAATCCAAAACGAATTAGGATTTTTCTTCTCCTGTGTTTTGGGTAGCCTATAAGAGTTAAAGTTTGTGCAACTGTCTAAGGTGTCCGACAAATTCTTAGTGTCTAGGGAGTCCTATAGAGGAGTTTGAGGTATGAGAATCTAAAGAAAGAGATTTGTACGTTAGTTCTTGAGTTAAAGAGCATATCTCTTTTGTAATCTTCTTTACATtagtgaaaattttcattatttttcaccCGAGTGCATAGGCAAGTTGTGCCGAGCATCATTAAATTGTGTatgctttctctcttttgttttcataGATTTTCCATATTCGAATTTTGATGAGTTTGTCTATTCTGCACAAAGAGAGAATATGAGGGTGAAATGAGTTTCGAATTTCATCCTaccaaaatcaaccaaataagGGAATTGTTGATTCCCACCCTTTAAATACCAACCAAATTGCCCATAAGACTCTAGTGGCTCTTCACTACCCTTTCTTCACTTCCTTTAAAATTAAAGGCAGTAGAGCCTAAGAAAACTTTAATTGAGGAACATGTCGGTTTAGTCACTGATATCAAATTTTGACCTCCATAATTTCCATGCAAATTCTTTACATAAGTGGATGAATCCTCACTGAATTATTCTCATCATAGTAAGAACCTTGTGTAATATGAAAGTTCATCATGGTAGGAATCCATGTATGGTTTGAGAGGGTCTTGACCAGAAAATGTGTCATATGTTACTATCCAACAACAAAgttccttttattattattattattattattaccaCAAGCAGCCAAAACCTACCATTAAGCTTGCTGGCCCTTGCTCTTGCCCTTCTCCTTGTCCTTGATCACTTTCATTACAAACTGGCTTATGTTCTTATCAGAACTCCCTCCTAACCCAACAGCTCTCTTGGCTAGCTCTCTGTATTTGTTGGCATTTCTCCTAATCTCTTCACTATTCTCTCCAACCATAATCTCTTCAATGCAAACCTTTAGTTCTTCCCTAGTCACAATGCCCTCTCCATCCTTCTTAGCTCTCACTCCAACCCTCC
This DNA window, taken from Tripterygium wilfordii isolate XIE 37 chromosome 20, ASM1340144v1, whole genome shotgun sequence, encodes the following:
- the LOC119987496 gene encoding uncharacterized protein LOC119987496 isoform X2 translates to MGNCQAIDAATLVIQHPNGKVDRFYWPITAIELMKLNPGHYVALLLSTALCPSADQCSNTTIKQNPVRVTRIKLLRPTDTLVLGQVYKLITTQVMKGLSAKKFAKMKKTQSDSAVKVETRRSEQEENQVTKQRRRTTRTASPANSAITARSRTWQPKLQSISEAGS
- the LOC119987496 gene encoding uncharacterized protein LOC119987496 isoform X1, which produces MGNCQAIDAATLVIQHPNGKVDRFYWPITAIELMKLNPGHYVALLLSTALCPSADQCSNTTIKQNPVRVTRIKLLRPTDTLVLGQVYKLITTQEVMKGLSAKKFAKMKKTQSDSAVKVETRRSEQEENQVTKQRRRTTRTASPANSAITARSRTWQPKLQSISEAGS